From Magnolia sinica isolate HGM2019 chromosome 13, MsV1, whole genome shotgun sequence, one genomic window encodes:
- the LOC131223099 gene encoding helicase and polymerase-containing protein TEBICHI isoform X1, with the protein MTSGSPRNRIDQFFTSKKKKTLSPGLKAEKTDKDAKIILDGSPSTKSTLDSFLVSPHHDKSPVKPSKSDHGAVPRQDPVKRNLTLEIDLASEVAHKPVSLLTNFRSPVHCQKADVLREPQKEASSEKSDGDIGSNEWSDVVRGSRGAGEVATCSPEEEMIAIASGKGNLELRQFAADFLSLYCSEVPANEQKLNRQKRNGSPSLLAVDSKTSKKKHCISDHNHSQTCSDRDYSEHVKSGSSHYEEIEGTGCKQGKEYGSTSVELYASSRKCNPAPNSSVIMAECVTPGPSTNVTSNHETPNWACRSSIISPGDAFWNEAIQIADGLFGPFDKFSVQASKTNKVIEGQHERGSTCVIESGRGIGNSAKLAETDTEPRHMGLNTSMELSEKLAKDNGKLPAVVFHKVSPLPVRHFDFSHEERNSDENAQPQCLEENMKDVTPIGNGLSNSLTRCTALRSKQNNSEGELIPSLPISLDMDQKFAALAGNGEMCQILDDASASSIGDGKGGLPRQENVLEKETKNSSFAYCKYDEATTPSSSRALNVSLLLSSWLPSEICSIYMKRGISKLYPWQVECLQVDGVLQKRNLVYCASTSAGKSFVAEILMLRRVISTGKMALLVLPYVSICAEKAEHLEGILEPLGKHVRSFYGNQGGGTLPKDTSVAVCTIEKANSLVNRLLEDGRLSEVGIIVIDELHMVGDQNRGYLLELMLTKLRYAAGEGNTESSSGDSSGTSSGKADPAHGLQIVGMSATMPNVAAVADWLQAALYQTDFRPVPLEEYFKVGNAIYNKKMELVRTIPKNADLGGKDPDNIVELCNEVVQEGHSVLIFCSSRKGCESTAKHVAKFLKEFSVSTREGVCEFSDSSSAIEALRKCPAGLDPILEETLHSGVAYHHAGLTVEEREIVETCYRRGLVRVLTATSTLAAGVNLPARRVIFRQPRIGRDFIDGTRYKQMAGRAGRTGIDTRGESILICKPEEVKRIAAVLNDNCPPLQSCLSEDKNGMTHAILEVVAGGIVQTANDIHRYVRCTLLNSTKPFQDVVKSAQDSLRWLCHRKFLEWNEETKLYSTTPLGRASFGSSLCPEESLVVLDDLSRAREGFVLSSDLHLVYLVTPINVDVEPDWELYYEKFMQLSVLDQSVGNRIGVGEPFLMRMAHGAPVHIQDKSRGNKKGERGRPQSVIVATYNSTLSDEQTIRVCKRFYVALMLSRLVQEVSVVDVCEAFKVSRGMVQALQENAGRFALMVSLFCERLGWNDLEGLVAKFQNRVSFGVRAEIVELTNIPYVKGSRARALYKAGLRTPLAIAEASLSEIVKALFESSSWASQEGSTMRRVQLGVAKKIKNGARKIVLDQAEEARVAAFSAFKSLGVLVPQLSQPLLPTAIGNSIMQEGVNSIMQEGGNSIMQEGGMVSSSEGTTSGFGNKQPNEDVQLAPSISEAEGNKKLCDLAQDHRIIELICESNTSMGIAGEVNSIGAMQYNCKDGASGTSIEVPALYHGPEFKAIINNTKNSESSFCQRLGNHCNSNRTPNGHLDNEEHEGNREKDLSNCMNGSITEKGPVNANNVPGGFDSFLDLWETISEFYFDVHFTKRSEQNTSVQFEIHGIAICWENSPVYYVSLSKDLISSDKLNLTGSCNDSCGTAAEDNTELLAPSYLWERAKHRWSRIAKIMECVDVRKVTWNLKAQIQVFKNPGVSIHKFGRLSLEEKERIGIKLRANSYLWLPSISVKDAVDMCVVVWILWPDEESSSTPNLEKEVKKRLSGEAAAAANRDGRWRNQMRRAAHNGCCRRAAQTRALGSVLWKLLISENLVEAVTRIESPLVEVLADMELWGIGVDMDACFRARHILGKKLKQLEKEAYSLAGMTFSLYTSADIANVLFRHLKLPISEGHSKGKKHPSTDKHSLDLLRHQHPIISVIREHRTLAKLLNSTLGSMCSRAKLCVQSQKYTVHGHWLQTSTATGRLSMEEPNLQCVEHMVDFKVHQNDKNSSSSSDAVHHQINPRDFFIPTQDDWLLLTADYSQIELRLMAHFSQDSSLIELLSRPDGDVFTMMAARWTGQQESTLSSRARDQTKRLVYGILYGMGANTLAEQLECSSDEAAEKIRSFKSSFPGVSAWLHYAVMFCRQKGYIETLMGRKRFLSKIKLGNNKEKAKAQRQAVNSICQGSAADIIKIAMINIHSIVVKGCEAQNSSTAWGTKFSVLRGRCRILLQVHDELVLEVDPSLVREAGLLLKTAMESAASLLVPLRVKLKVGRTWGSLEPFEADLTKEQVLVQCS; encoded by the exons ATGACATCGGGCTCACCTCGAAATCGCATCGATCAG TTTTTcacttcaaagaaaaagaaaactctaTCACCTGGTCTCAAGGCTGAGAAAACCGATAAAGATGCGAAAATCATATTGGATggatctcctagtaccaaaagtACTCTGGACAGCTTTCTTGTGAGTCCCCATCACGATAAAAGTCCGGTTAAACCTTCAAAGTCAGATCATGGTGCCGTGCCAAGGCAAGATCCTGTTAAACGGAATTTGACATTGGAGATTGATTTAGCTTCTGAAGTTGCACATAAACCTGTATCTTTGCTGACCAATTTTAGAAGTCCAGTTCATTGCCAAAAGGCTGATGTGCTAAGAGAACCTCAGAAAGAAGCATCATCTGAAAAATCAGATGGGGACATTGGTTCCAATGAATGGAGTGATGTTGTAAGGGGATCTCGTGGGGCAGGTGAGGTTGCAACCTGTTCGCCTGAAGAGGAGATGATTGCGATTGCATCTGGAAAGGGCAACTTGGAACTCCGACAGTTTGCAGCTGATTTTTTATCTTTATATTGCAG TGAAGTTCCAGCAAATGAACAGAAGTTGAACAGGCAAAAGAGAAATGGTAGTCCATCTTTGCTAGCTGTAGACAGCAAAACATCCAAGAAGAAGCACTGCATTTCAGATCATAACCACTCCCAAACGTGTTCTGACAGGGATTATTCTGAACATGTGAAGTCTGGATCGAGCCattatgaagaaattgaa GGAACCGGTTGTAAGCAAGGCAAGGAATATGGTAGCACAAGCGTTGAACTTTATGCTAGCTCGAGAAAATGCAATCCAGCACCTAATTCAAGCGTAATTATGGCAGAATGTGTTACACCTGGTCCATCGACCAATGTCACGTCTAATCATGAAACCCCTAATTGGGCATGTAGGAGCTCCATAATTTCTCCTGGAGATGCATTCTGGAATGAAGCCATCCAAATTGCTGATGGtttatttggcccatttgataaattttctgTTCAAGCTTCCAAAACTAATAAGGTCATTGAGGGCCAACATGAGCGAGGAAGCACATGTGTTATAGAAAGTGGAAGGGGTATTGGAAATTCAGCCAAATTAGCGGAAACTGATACTGAACCCAGACACATGGGACTGAACACTTCCATGGAATTGTCAGAGAAGCTTGCCAAAGATAATGGCAAGTTGCCTGCAGTTGTTTTTCACAAAGTATCCCCATTGCCTGTTAGACATTTTGACTTCTCACATGAGGAGAGAAACTCTGATGAGAATGCTCAGCCTCAATGTTTAGAGGAAAACATGAAGGATGTCACTCCTATAGGGAATGGACTTTCTAATAGTTTAACTCGTTGCACGGCTTTAAGAAGTAAACAAAATAACTCAGAAGGGGAACTCATACCTTCTTTACCCATATCTTTGGACATGGACCAGAAGTTTGCAGCTTTGGCTGGCAATGGAGAAATGTGCCAGATTCTAGATGATGCTTCTGCTTCATCCATAGGAGATGGCAAAGGGGGTCTCCCAAGACAAGAGAATGTTCTGGAGAAAGAAACCAAGAATAGTTCCTTTGCTTACTGCAAATATGATGAAGCCACTACTCCATCAAGTTCAAGAGCACTGAATGTCAGTTTACTGCTTAGCAGTTGGCTTCCTTCTGAAATATGCAGCATTTATATGAAGCGAGGCATTTCAAAACTTTATCCTTGGCAG GTTGAATGCCTTCAAGTTGATGGTGTCTTGCAGAAAAGAAATCTTGTGTACTGTGCATCTACAAG TGCTGGTAAAAGTTTTGTTGCTGAGATACTGATGTTGCGGCGAGTCATATCAACTGGAAAAATGGCATTGCTTGTCCTGCCATATGTATCTATTTGTGCAGAAAAg GCTGAACATCTGGAAGGAATTCTTGAGCCACTTGGCAAGCATGTTCGAAGTTTTTATGGCAACCAGGGTGGTGGAACACTTCCTAAAGACACTTCTGTAGCTGTCTGTACAATAGAGAAGGCAAACTCTCTTGTTAATAGATTGCTGGAAGACGGGCGTCTTTCAGAGGTTGGAATTATTGTGATAGATGAACTTCATATG GTTGGTGATCAGAACAGGGGCTATCTTTTGGAACTTATGCTGACAAAGCTTCGGTATGCAGCCGGTGAAGGCAATACAGAATCATCTAGTGGAGATAGCTCAGGTACAAGCAGTGGGAAAGCTGATCCTGCTCATGGTTTGCAAATTGTTGGGATGAGTGCAACCATGCCAAATGTAGCAGCTGTAGCTGATTGGCTTCAA GCAGCATTATATCAGACGGATTTCCGACCTGTTCCATTGGAGGAATATTTTAAAGTTGGAAATGCCATTTATAACAAAAAGATGGAACTTGTTCGAACAATTCCAAAAAATGCTGATCTAGGAGGTAAAGATCCAGACAACATTGTGGAATTATGCAATGAG GTTGTTCAAGAAGGTCATTCAGTGCTTATATTCTGTTCCAGTCGAAAAGGATGTGAATCAACTGCAAAGCATGTGGCAAAGTTCCTTAAAGAATTCTCTGTCAGCACTCGTGAAGGTGTTTGTgaatttagtgattcttcttcaGCTATTGAAGCCTTGCGGAAATGTCCTGCTGGATTGGACCCCATATTAGAGGAAACTCTTCATTCTGGTGTTGCCTACCACCATGCTGGCCTCACG GTTGAGGAAAGGGAGATTGTTGAAACTTGTTACCGTAGAGGACTTGTACGTGTCTTAACTGCTACATCAACCTTAGCTGCTGGTGTTAACCTGCCTGCTAGGAGGGTCATATTCCGACAACCCAGGATTGGCCGTGATTTCATTGATGGCACAAGATACAAACAAATGGCTGGTCGTGCTGGTCGGACTGGAATAGACACAAGAGGCGAAAGT ATACTGATATGCAAGCCAGAAGAAGTTAAAAGAATTGCAGCTGTGCTTAACGACAATTGCCCACCATTGCAGTCTTGCTTGTCTGAAGATAAAAATGGAATGACTCATGCAATCTTAGAAGTTGTCGCTGGTGGAATTGTTCAGACTGCAAATGACATTCATCGATATGTTAGGTGTACGCTTCTCAATTCGACGAAACCATTTCAAGACGTAGTAAAATCTGCTCAGGATTCTCTTCGCTGGCTGTGCCATAGGAAGTTTCTTGAATGGAATGAAGAAACTAAGTTGTACAGCACCACACCTCTTGGGCGTGCATCTTTTGGCAGTTCTCTCTGCCCTGAAGAATCACTT GTCGTTCTGGATGATCTTTCAAGGGCAAGAGAAGGATTCGTTCTCTCATCTGATCTGCATTTAGTTTACTTGGTCACGCCCATTAATGTTGATGTTGAACCAGATTGGGAATTGTATTATGAAAAGTTCATGCAGCTGTCTGTGCTTGACCAG TCTGTTGGCAACCGAATTGGGGTAGGAGAACCTTTCTTGATGCGCATGGCACATGGTGCACCTGTGCACATTCAGGATAAATCAAGAGGGAATAAGAAAGGGGAACGTGGTAGACCTCAAAGCGTAATTGTTGCTACTTACAACTCTACGCTTTCAGATGAACAAACCATTCGTGTGTGTAAAAGGTTTTACGTGGCGCTCATGTTGTCAAGACTTGTGCAG GAGGTATCTGTGGTTGACGTTTGTGAAGCCTTCAAAGTGTCCAGAGGCATGGTTCAGGCCTTACAAGAGAATGCTGGCAGGTTCGCTTTGATGGTTTCTTTGTTTTGTGAAAGACTTGGGTGGAATGATCTGGAAGGCTTGGTTGCAAAGTTCCAAAATCGGGTTTCATTTGGAGTCAGAGCGGAGATTGTAGAACTCACTAATATTCCATATGTTAAG GGTTCTCGTGCCCGGGCACTCTACAAAGCTGGCTTGCGCACCCCACTCGCTATTGCTGAAGCATCACTTTCGGAAATAGTCAAAGCTctttttgaatcttcttcatggGCTTCCCAAG AAGGTTCCACAATGCGACGCGTACAATTGGGAGTTGCCAAGAAGATTAAGAATGGTGCACGCAAAATTGTTCTTGACCAAGCTGAAGAAGCAAGAGTAGCAGCTTTTTCAGCTTTCAAATCGCTTGGGGTTCTTGTTCCTCAGCTTTCCCAGCCCTTACTGCCCACTGCCATTGGGAACTCCATCATGCAAGAAGGCGTTAACTCCATCATGCAAGAGGGCGGTAACTCCATCATGCAAGAGGGCGGCATGGTTTCTTCTAGCGAAGGCACTACTAGTGGCTTTGGTAATAAACAACCTAACGAAGATGTTCAACTTGCACCTAGTATATCTGAAGCGGAAGGAAATAAGAAACTTTGCGATTTAGCTCAAGACCATAGAATTATTGAGTTAATTTGTGAATCAAATACTAGCATGGGCATTGCAGGGGAAGTAAACTCCATTGGTGCCATGCAATATAACTGTAAAGATGGTGCCAGTGGAACATCGATTGAAGTGCCTGCTCTATATCACGGTCCTGAGTTCAAAGCAATTATCAACAACACCAAAAATTCGGAGTCGTCCTTCTGTCAGAGGTTGGGAAATCATTGCAACAGTAACAGGACACCTAATGGGCATCTTGACAATGAAGAGCATGAAGGGAACAGAGAAAAAGATCTATCGAACTGTATGAACGGCAGTATTACTGAGAAAGGTCCTGTTAATGCAAATAATGTGCCTGGTGGGTTTGACTCTTTCTTGGATCTGTGGGAAACAATCAGCGAGTTCTATTTTGATGTTCACTTCACCAAGAGATCTGAGCAGAACACTTCTGTCCAGTTTGAAATTCATGGCATAGCCATCTGCTGGGAAAACTCACCTGTCTACTACGTCAGCCTTTCCAAGGATCTGATATCTTCTGACAAGCTAAATTTAACTGGCAGTTGCAATGATTCTTGTGGGACTGCAGCTGAGGATAATACAGAACTTTTAGCTCCAAGTTATTTGTGGGAAAGAGCTAAACACAGATGGAGTAGGATAGCTAAGATTATGGAATGTGTTGATGTTAGAAAAGTCACTTGGAACTTGAAAGCTCAGATTCAGGTCTTCAAGAACCCTGGTGTTTCCATTCATAAATTTGGTAGGCTAAGCCttgaagaaaaagagaggatTGGTATCAAGCTGAGAGCCAATTCCTATTTGTGGCTACCTTCCATTTCAGTGAAAGATGCAGTCGATATGTGCGTTGTGGTGTGGATCCTATGGCCTGATGAGGAAAGCAGCTCCACTCCAAATCTTGAGAAG GAAGTTAAAAAACGGCTATCTGGTGAAGCTGCTGCTGCCGCTAATCGGGATGGTAGGTGGAGAAATCAGATGCGAAGAGCTGCGCATAATGGCTGTTGCCGTCGTGCTGCGCAAACACGGGCTTTGGGTTCTGTTTTATGGAAATTACTAATTTCTGAAAACCTTGTTGAAGCAGTCACTAGAATTGAGAGCCCACTA GTTGAAGTTCTTGCAGACATGGAGCTTTGGGGCATAGGTGTGGACATGGATGCATGTTTTCGTGCAAGGCATATATTAGGGAAAAAGCTAAAGCAGCTTGAGAAAGAAGCTTACAGCCTCGCTGGGATGACTTTCTCACTGTATACATCTGCAGATATTGCAAATGTACTATTCAGGCACTTAAAATTGCCCATATCTGAGGGCCACAGTAAAGGAAAAAAGCATCCAAGCACAGATAAACATTCCCTAGATCTGCTGAG GCATCAACATCCTATCATTTCCGTAATCAGAGAGCACAGGACATTGGCGAAGCTCTTAAACAGTACACTGGGATCAATGTGTTCACGGGCTAAGCTTTGTGTGCAGTCGCAAAAATATACAGTACATGGCCATTGGCTTCAAACCTCAACAGCCACTGGACGGCTTTCAATGGAGGAACCTAATCTGCAG TGTGTTGAACACATGGTTGACTTCAAAGTCCATCAAAATGATAAAAATAGCTCAAGTTCCTCAGATGCTGTTCATCATCAAATCAATCCTCGTGATTTCTTTATTCCCACCCAG GACGACTGGTTGCTGCTTACGGCAGATTACTCTCAGATTGAACTGCGGCTGATGGCTCATTTCTCCCAGGACTCTTCATTGATTGAACTTCTTAGCAGGCCAGATGGTGATGTTTTCACAATGATGGCTGCAAGATGGACAGGGCAGCAAGAATCTACACTAAGTTCCAGGGCGAGAGATCAGACGAAACGGTTAGTCTACGGCATCCTCTATGGCATGGGTGCCAATACCCTTGCAGAACAACTGGAATGCAGTTCAGATGAGGCTGCAGAAAAGATAAGAAGTTTCAAAAGTTCTTTCCCGGGTGTTTCTGCCTGGCTCCATTATGCTGTTATGTTTTGCCGTCAAAAAGG ATATATTGAG